From the genome of Uranotaenia lowii strain MFRU-FL chromosome 1, ASM2978415v1, whole genome shotgun sequence, one region includes:
- the LOC129739899 gene encoding uncharacterized protein LOC129739899 yields the protein MTVHKSQGGTFSEIVFSYESCQEQQLVYVGLSRVTSIDGLYLTNPRNNFKFHHCKNVSSPRIDALRTELQRLSNHRLRTIGDDIMTEITSNSSACTLISMNVQSLNAHSLDISTDRVLTSVNFLAISETWLTNNSNPTIAGYDCIVLEKRDDTRAGGVAIFQNTTTSAITLSHTIKKFNSSDDQALDEADHFGDICAAEISMMGTNMLLFSLYISPGTTLRQKKYFLTRNLIMYARLATPIIVTGDFNIDVSKPGNDELISFMKTYLFLDLASDPTQATTLGGSCIDLTFCTEHWSLL from the exons ATGACTGTCCATAAGTCCCAGGGTGGCACATTTTCGGAAATCGTTTTCAGCTACGAGAGTTGTCAAGAACAGCAGTTAGTGTATGTTGGGCTGTCGAGGGTTACTTCTATCGATGGGTTGTATTTGACCAACCctagaaataatttcaaatttcatcactGCAAAAACGTATCATCACCAAGAATTGATGCACTTCGAACAGAACTTCAGCGATTGAGTAATCACCGCCTTCGAACTATTGGAGATGATATTATGACAGAAATAACGTCCAACTCGTCTGCATGTACCCTGATAAGCATGAACGTACAAAGTCTGAATGCTCATTCATTAGATATTTCAACAGACCGTGTTCTCACTTCTGTTAATTTTCTTGCGATAAGCGAAACTTGGCTAACTAATAATTCAAACCCGACGATCGCTGGATATGATTGCATTGTCCTGGAAAAACGAGATGATACAAGAGCTGGAGGAGTAGCCATTTTTCAGAACACCACCACATCGGCTATCACCCTTTCCCATACCATCAAAAAGTTCAATTCAAGTGACGATCAAGCATTAGACGAAGCAGACCATTTTGGCGACATTTGTGCAGCAGAAATTTCAATGATGGGTACCAACATGCTATTATTCTCGTTGTACATTTCTCCAG GAACCACGCTTCGCCAAAAGAAGTATTTTCTAACACGGAACCTGATAATGTACGCACGTCTAGCTACTCCAATCATTGTAACTGGAGATTTTAACATTGATGTTTCAAAGCCTGGAAATGACGAATTAATTTCTTTCATGAAGACCTATTTGTTCCTTGATTTAGCTTCGGATCCTACACAAGCAACTACACTCGGCGGGTCATGTATTGACCTAACGTTCTGTACGGAACATTGGAGCCTACTGTAA